Genomic window (Agrobacterium larrymoorei):
TTTTCAGGTGAGTTTCTCACCCAGGCGGGGTCGTTGACGACAAGCGTCTTGGGGTGAATGCGCTCCAAAAGGTGCGTCGAGGTGATATAGGCCATATCGAAGGGAGGATCCTGGCGCAGATGGATCACATCCATCGTCGATAAATCGACCCGCTCTGGCGCGGATAGCGAGTAATGGTCGCCATTGATGTCACGCAGTTCCATCTGCTCGACGGTGGCATAGATCTTCCCATCCCGCATAGACAGGCGGTCCGGCGTGTAGTGGAAAAGGCGATATCCCCTTGCCTGGGCTTCGAGGCTGATGGCGAATGTTGAATCTCCGGCAATGTTGATGCCCGAGACATGATCCATCTGGATCGCAACGTTCTTGATCTTCGCCATGCGCAATTCCTTTTCAAAAGCCCGTCTGATGTAGGATAGAGCACCTTCAAAGGCAACTAGCGCGGCAAGCCGGATCTGTGAGTTTTATTCACACAGACCTGCTCGCATCTTCAGCAGTTCGGGGAGATAGTCTTATGGAGATAAAGCCGTTCAAGCCATCATCTGACGAGCGTAATTATGAACTGCGACGAAAGCGTCTTGCGCACCGGAAACGACACGGCGCTCCTCATCGTCAGTCAACTCAATCTCATCGAGAGCTGCGGTGAATGTGCGCCAGTGCAAGCCTCTGCCTTCCGGAGCTCCAGCCAGATGGCGTGCGCCGAACGCTTCTCCCAGTCCCAGCTTCGCAGCGTCCTTCAGCAGGAATGCGGCGCCGAGATTGGACCCTTCCACCACATAGAGCCAACCCATTGCTTCCGCCAGATCGAAATTCTCGTCGCCCCGCTGGAAACGATCGCTCTGCTTTTCCGGAACATCGAGAGACAGATCCTGCAGGTCCTGTTCAATGAGTTCAATGCGGCGGCGTCCTTTCAGGTCCGGCAGAAGGCCGTCTAGGGTCGCATTGAAGAAAAGCGCATCGAGATCTTTGTGGAACAGGTACTGCGTTTTCACGAATTTGCCGAAGTTTTCCCGATTTTCGAATGGCTTGGAAGCCATGATGAAGCTGTCGAGCGCACTGTGAGCGTCACGTGTCCCCGCTTTCAGGCGCTTCGTGCGGCTGGGCTCGATCTGGGTTTCCTCTACGATGGGGCTCACGCTGTTCATATTCTGTGGTCGTCCTGTTTATCGACTTGCGCTTTGGTCAGCGCATTTGCACATAAAAATCTTTCCTTTTAAAGTCAAATTTAAATGCGCCGTTCATCCAGGCCGTGAAACGGAGAGCCGCCGTATCGAAACTCTGTTGACGATTGGTGGGACTATCTCGCGCAGAGTCAAGCCGTGGCTTCAAGGGCAGCATTGCTCAAGAAGCCACGGCTTGGTTTCCACGATCCGCTGTAAATGCGGGCCGGGCAGCCCTACCAGCGCAAAAAGGCAGAGGACGACGATGTTAGAATTCCGTCCATTCAGCCTTGACCGCCGCGCTCCCATGCGAGACGAATTTCGGGCTTGAGCGCTGGACTGGCGGTTTGGCCTGAACGGGTTTGGACGGTGCCGATGTGACCGCCGCACGGTCATCGAAGCGGAACTGCTCCAGCAAGGCAAAGAGCGCCTTTGCTTCTGCTGCAAGGCCATGGCTGGCTGCCGTCTGCTCTTCGACCATGGCCGCATTCTGCTGCGTGCCCTGGTCTACGAGATTGATAGCGCGATTGATATCGTTGAGAGCGGTGGACTGCTCGCGCGCTGACTCGATGATTGCGCCGATATCCTTGTTGATGTCCTGAACATTGCCGGCGATCTCCTGCAGCGCTTCGCCAGCTTTGCCAACCAGCGTGACGCCATTGGCGACCTGAGCGCCGGAAGCAGTGATCAGCGCCTTGATCTCCTTTGCCGCGGAGGCTGACCGTTGCGCCAATTCTCTGACCTCCTGGGCGACGACGGCAAAGCCTTTGCCGGCCTCTCCGGCACGCGCGGCTTCCACGCCCGCATTCAATGCAAGCAGATTGGTCTGGAAAGCAATCTGGTCGATCACACCAATGATATTGGAGATCTCGTTCGACGACTGGTTGATCCTGTCCATCGCCAGCATGGCCTCGTTCACGATCGCACCAGAGCGATCTGCATGAGCTTTCGCGCGTCCCACCAGTTGGCCGGAGTCTTCCGCCCGTTGGCTTGAATCCTTCACCGTTGTGGTAATCTCCTCAAGCGCTGCTGCAGTCTCTTCCACCGATGCTGCCTGTTGCTCCGTCCGCTTTGCGAGATCGTCAGCGGAGATGCGGACTTGATGCGCACCGGCAGAAATCGTCTCAGCATTGCTGCGCACGGTCGACATAGCATCTCGCAGCTTGGCGGATGCGGCATTGAAGTCACGGCGCAGCCGGTCAAGTGCCGCTATAAACGGTGTATCGATCGTTTGCGACAGGTCGCCATGGGCAAGGCTTGTAAGAGAATTGGCCAGTCTCTCGACATTTTCGACGCGATCTGTCACGTCCGTCGCGAACTTGACGACCTTGAAGACCCGCCCTTTGAAATCGAAGACCGGGTTGTAGGATGCTTGAATATGGACGGGGCGCCCGCCTTTGCCCACCCGCATGAACTCGCCGGCGACAAACTCTCCAGCGTTGAGTTTCCGCCACATCTCCGCGTAGTCCGGGCTCGCCGCAAAAGCGGCATCAACGAACATTCTATGGTGTTTGCCAACGACTTCAGAAGCCGTGTAGCCAAGCGCCTGCAGGAAGTTCTGGTTTGCACAGAGGATTGTGCCATCCGTCTTGAACTCGACCACCGCCTGAGCTCTTGAGATCGCCTCGATCTTCGCGCCCGTATCGATGCCATGCATCTTGGTCTGCGTGATGTCGTTGGCGAATTTGATGATCTTGAGCACTTTGCCAGCGCTGTTCTTGATCGGATTGTAGTTGCCGCGAATGAAGATTTCCGTCCCATCCTTGGCAAGCCGGGTAAACTCGCTGCAGATGAAGTCTCCGCTGCGAAGCTTGTTCCAGAAGGTCTTGTAATCGGCTGACCGCGCATAATCGTCGTCCAGGAAAATACTGTGGTGTTTTCCACGGAGCTCCGATGACGAGTATCCCATCAGGTCACAGAAGTTTTTGTTGGCTTTAAGGATGTTGCCATCCACGTCAAACTCGATGACAGCAAAGGACAGATCCAGTGCGTTCAAGATTTTTGCGGCATCGGAATTGTAGAGAAGCGCCATGGGCCATGTTCCTGAAGAGCGGTTTGGACCATCCTCTCATGTCGAAGTTAATAATTTAGTGAAGAAAAAATTGAGTCTCTCTAATTAAGCTTTACTCTAAAGTCTAATATCCCCGCCTATAGACAACGTCCCCTCAGCATTCACTTCGACGAAGCGTCATGAGCCCATTGTCTCTCCTTCAGATATCGATCAGCGCAATACCGAGTTCCGGCTTCTTGCGTCGACGCAAAGCAACAGCACTTTCTCGGATCATGATCTCCAATGTGGGGTGTACAATACCGCTGATGAAATGCCCTCCCTTCGTCGAGCGATCGGCAAAACCGAGAACAGCATGCAGGTGCAGACTGGCTTTTCCGGCGTCATCGACTGCGACATCGCCAATGGCGCTTAGAACTTCAGACTGGGTATCGACCGGAATGTCGATGTAGCTTTTCTGTGCGAAGTCGAAAAAACCGAGCTTAGCCTGTTTGAAGGCACCGATTGCGGTCAATGAGGCTCCGGTGATGTTCTCCTCTTCACAGAACTTGGTGATGGCGGCAAAGGCTTCCTCTCCATCGTCCAGGACCAGAACGAAGTTTCGCTCGCTCCACGGATCGCTTCTGCCCAGTTCTTTGCTTTGCATGTGCTGTCGCTTTCTGCCGATTATATCCTGCGGACAAACTGGCCGTATGCTTTGGAAGTTCCCTCAGGAGGAACGATGTCACGGCGAAGGTCGTTCAAGGAGCATCGATTACAGGAGGGCCAGATGGCACATATCGAAGACGACAACGCAAAGGTCTGGGATCTGGCTGAAAAGATCCGCTTTTGCATGCTGACGACGCAAACAGGCTCAGATCTTCGCGCACGGCCAATGGCTGCTCACGCCGAGCAGTTGGAAAATTCCTTCTATTTCCTGACCGATGTCGCAAGTCATAAGGATGAGGAGATCGCACGACATCCAAATGTCTGCCTGGCTTTCGCGGATTCGAAGGGCCAAAAATATGTCTCGATCTCCGGCACCGCGGAGGTTCAGAACGACCGCGAGCGGATCCGCGACCTGTTTTCGACGCCAGCAAAAGCGTGGTGGGACAGTGCGGAAGATCCATCCATTCGTGTCCTGAAGGTCACCCCATCATCCGCAGAATACTGGGACAGCCCCGGCACCGTCATTAGCTATATCAAGATGGCGGCCGCGGCCGTGAGTAACACTCGCCCCGATATGGGCGAAAACGCCAAGGTCGAGATGTAAAACAACGACGGCCAGCGATGATGCGCTGGCCATTCTTCTCTCTGACCTGCATATGGCCCTGCCCAACTTTACGCCGCTACAACCGTCATCTTCAGACTGGTTCTTGGCCTCAGCGTTACCTTCATCAGCGGTTCGGGTGTGTTGCCAGCCGTTCTCAAGCGAAGCTTCTGTAAAATGACGGCCAGAACGGCAACGGCCTCCATCACAGCAAAAGCGTTTCCGATGCATATTCGGGGGCCTGCACCGAAAGGCATGTAGGCATAACGGTGCCGGGCCTTGGTTGCGTCTGGTCGAAATCTGTCAGGATCGAACGTTTCCGGCGCGCTCCAGATTGCAGCGTGGTGATGCACGGCATAGATCGGAACGAACATCACGGTGCCCTCCGGCACGAGATAATCTCCAAGCTTGAAGTCTTTGAGTGCTGTCCGAGTGATGATCGGGGCTGGTGGGTAAAGCCGCATAGCTTCGGAAAACACCTGCCTCGTATAGTGCAGCTCCGCGATATGCTCCGGTCTTACCTCGCCGCCCTGAGTGACCTCGTCAATTTCCGCCGCTACACGCGCCTCGTATTCGGGGTGCCGCGCCAGAAGATCGAAAGTCCAGGCGAGACCAAGGGCTGTCGTCTCATGGCCAGCGGTGATGAAGGTCATCAGATTGTCGATGATCTCCTCGTCAGTCATCTTACGCTCCGTTTCCGGGTCGGTTGCCGCAATCAGCATGGAGACGAGATCGTGACGATCCGATGGGCTACGCCGACACTCCTCCAGAACGCTCGTCAGGCTGGAGCGCAGAAACTCCACCGCCTTCGTCGGCCCGCCGCCTTCCTGGATAGGGCGTCCAGTCCGGCGCGCCCACGACCCCAAGCGCGAATGTCCAGCCGCTTGGTCGAAGATAATCCGTGATGCTACGTTCAACAAGATTCACATCAATGCCATGACCACCCGACATCATCGTTTCGACAATGATATCGAAGGTCGTCTTCATCATCTCATGGCCGACATCAACTGTTTCACCTTGCTGCTTCAACAATCGGTCGCTCGTTTGTCGCGCAGCAGCAAGCATGGCCGGCTGAAGCTCTGTCAAGGAAGACGGGCGAAATGCGCTGGCAACCGACTGACGTTGCCATTTCCAGTGTGCTCCGTCGGCCGTCAACAACCCAGACCCAAGTGCTGGCCCCAGCGCGCGGCGAACCTGATCGCCCTTCCCCAGTACATCCGCATTCTTGACCAGTGCCTCTTGGATCAGCGCAGGATCAGAGATGTAGATACTGACCCTTCCGGCTGTCTTCGAAAAAACCAGCGGTTCGGTAAAGACTGCCGGCGGCAGGGCGTCGAGTGGATTGCGGATAAGCGCCAATAGTGCTCTCGCCGTTGACGCTTCCGTCACAGGCCCCATTGGCCTCAGTGATACGCTCTGGTCGTTCAATGGACTGCTCCCTGTCATTTGCTCTCCTTGCTTCTGATATGGGAAGCCTGAAGCAGATTGCGACGGTGACGAAGTCGTTATGGCGGTCTTGTTAATCTTCATCCTTTCTCATGATCCGGGCATATGGATGTCTCACAGGGTCCAGGTGTTCAGCAGAGAAGTTGAGAGGGGCGCGCATTGTTCGCCATCTTAGATCGAAGAAGGGCCATCAGCATGGGTTTTACAGTGAAGCTGTCGCTGTGCTTCTTCTTGATGAGGCTTCTCAAATAGCCACCTGCGGAATTGATCTGTTCAGATCTTTCCAAGATACACGCTATGATTGCGCATGTGGCCTGAGGACCTACCTGTCTCTCCGCCTCGTCATAAGCAGACTGACTGATTGAAAGCATGGATTTTACCACATTTGCTGCACTTTGGAGGTCTGTCCAGCTTCTGACAACGCCACCAGGACCGTAAAGCGAGATTTCAGGGCATGCTCGTAGCACTGTCTGAAGATCATATTTCTCTTCGTTGACGGTTGCCTCTGCTAGGCTGGAGGGATTTGTGCGGATTGCTGGTCGAGACGTCGTGGAGATATCGGCTTGAGGGCTGTCTGCGTTTTCCACAAGGTCGGCATCTTCAAAATAGGATTCGGATTCTGAACTCTGTATAAGCCGCTCATTTTGATAGGCATTGGCGCTTGTTTTTTCGATTTCTAGCTGTTTTTCCAAAAGCTTAGCAATATCGTCACGAACTTCGCTCAATTCTACCAGAATGAGGCTTAGCTGTGGTGCCTTCGTTTTGCGATCCAGCTTTGCAGTGATCACGATTTGACGTGCGCGAAAGACATCCAGTCGCTCATGATCGGTGCAATCGGCGAGAAACTCGATGAGTTTGACAATGTCACGTCGGCATAGGCTGATTTTTTCACGCAGACGCTGGAGTTGAAGACGTTCCTCGGCGAGCATTTCCGCAATTGCTTCGATCTCGTCAGAACGTGCGATGAGGGGGGACAGCGAAAATCCGAAAGCATCGCTGATACTGCCGGCGCGGTTTTTCCTGGCATATCGTTTGCCGTTTGGACTGTCCTTGCGCAGAATAAGCCCTGCATCGACAAGCGCTGCGAGATGCCGGCGTAGTGTCTGCTCCGACATTCCATGGGCCCGCAGCGACAACTGTTCGTTGGATGGGAAGACCACCAAACCATGTTCGTCGGAGAGTTCCGTTTTCGGATAGAAGCTCAGAAGGGCATTGAGAACGGCAAGAGACCGATCAGAAACGCCGAGAACGTTTCTTGCTTCGCAGATGCGGCGGAAGAGTTTCCATTTGTCGATGGACTGTTCCGCACTGATGTTTTGAGACGCAAATTGGTGTGCGAGTTGGGCATAACTAACCCCTCGCCGCCCAAAGGGCGTCGTTACAGTATCGCTATTCATGTCTTTCACCTTCAACGAGGCAAAAGAAAATCGCTCACCGAAAAGATTTCGATGCCAAGACTCTTGACTATGATTCGCGGAAATGAGATTCTTCGGGTGCTTAAATCAAAGAAAGGCTTCCGCGCGGCAACGTTCGGGGGCTTTTTTCTTTTGGGCCAGATGCTCCTGTTTCTGTTTCTGTTTCAGTTATGGGTTTCGTTAAAGCGCGTCGAAATCTTGGGAGATCCGTCTCGCGCTTCAATGTCGTGTTTCGAATTCCTCGTAGCTCAAAGCCTCAACTGACCTTGAGCGACAGACGGGTCCTACTGTTTCGAGCGATACTCCTCGAATAAAGTTTGCAGATGCTCCAGAACGAAAGAAGCAAACTCAGGTGCTTCCTTGCGATCGATGGAGATATCAACCTTGCGCTCCGTCTCGACGATCTTCGCGAGCTTCTGACCGCTCTTCAACGCCAGAACGCCGCTGCGCTTGGGCTCGACCTTAGGCTTAAGATATTCCAGCAGAGCCTTGAAACGCTCTTCCGACGCAAGTCTTTCGATGCGATCATCGTCAAGAAAAGACCGTGCAACATCATTCACCTTGGATGACGTCAACTGGTCAGCGAGATCCATCCAGTTTCGACGGCCGACGCCAGGGGCAGGACCAATCTTATCAACGATGTCATCGGGAATACGCCCGACGACCGAAAGCATGTTCGAAAGATCGCTCTTATAGAGAGACATCGCGGCCATGATGGTATCGCGCGAAAATCTGAGCTGTAGCTTCTGTGCGAAGCGCGCTTTCTCAATATAGCTGAGATCGCGGCGTTCGTTGTTTTCCTGGCCTTGGGCGACGACAAGCTGCTCATCTGTCAGATCACGGACGACAGCGCGGACAGGAATACCGATCTCCGCAACAGCACGTAGACGACGATGTCCGAAAGCGACCTGATAGCGACCGGGTCTGTCGGGATGTGGACGAACCAGGATCGGGACCTGCTGGCCTTGTTCACGAATGGCTTCGACCAACCCTACATCCGCTTCGCGCGACGCTGGCATGCGGTCAGGAATAAAGGACGGATCGATATCGGCCGGATCAAGAGCGACGATCGCCAAGCCTTCAGCCAGCTTCTTCTCGATTTCTTCGGCACGTTTGCTGCGTTCAGAAACCTCGTTGAGAGACTGACCGATCATTCCAACGGGCGAATTGACCGTGTCGGTCACCAAATCCGGCGAGCCGAGAATAGGACGAATACGTGGACGCGGACGCTCCGCAGCGGCTTCGTTGTTATCGGCACTATTGCCGCCGAGATTGGCGAAGATTTGCTTTCTGCTCATGCGGTTCTACCCCACGCTTTTTTTATCAGGCCTTCAATTTCGGCATTTACGTTAGTCATGGCTTCCAAGGCACGATCATAGGTTGACCGGGTGAAGAGGGTCCGTTCGACTTCAAACAAGGTCTGATTGGTCAAACCGGCGTCGGAGATCGCCGTGCTCTTCAGCATTGGATGGTTCAGAACGTTCTCACCGAAGATGGAACGGAGGAACGCCACCATCTGGTTTTGCGGTCCGTCGCTTGGTTCGAAGCGGGTCACGAGATATCGCATCCAATGATAATCGGAGCGCGCACCGGCGCGGCCGATTTCAGAGAGAAGATCGCCGGTCATCGCCAAGAACTGGTTCATGGACATGACGTCCAGCATTTGAGGGTGAACCGTGACGAGAACGGAGGTCGCGGCAGTCAGCGCCGAGAGTGTCAGATAGCCGAGCTGTGGAGGGCAATCGATGACAACGACGTCGTAGAAGTTCTGCACCTGAGCGATTGCCTGACCGATGCGGGCGAAGAACAACGTGTCGCCAGGCGCGCGGCGCATCAAAGCACGAGGAGTGTCATGCTCGAACTCCATAAGCTCCAGATTGCCAGGAATGATGTGGAGGTCAGGGATGTAGGTGCCCCTGACAATTTCTGCCACCGGACGCTGTTCATCGTCGTAGCGGATGGCACCATATAGTGTTTCGTTTGGACCAACATCCAATTCAGGCTGGTGACCGAAGAGGGCGGACAGACTGGCCTGCGGATCAAGGTCGATGGCGAGAACGCGATAGCCGCGCAACGCCAGATATTGAGCGAGATGCGCAGAGGTTGTCGTTTTGCCCGAACCGCCTTTGAAATTCATGACAGCGACGACCTGAAGCGCTTCACCGTCACGGCGATGTGGCAGATAGCGCCGAGTGCCGCGGGCGCCCTGATCGAGATGCTTGCGGATGGCATGGATGTCATCGACCGAGTAGCTGCGGCGGCCGCCACTTTGGGACGCGCTGAGGTCCGGCATCTCGGCAGCGATCTGGCGCAGATAGGCCTCGCCGATACCGATCAGCTTTGCCGTCTCGGACGGAGAGAAGGTGCGCATGATCTTTTCGGACAACGGCGCAAATGTGTGAGCATTGTGCGCCTGAAGCTGTGCAGACAAAGCTGCCGAATGCTGTAAGATGAGGCTCGTGAGATCGGGCGCTCTTTCAGCATTGTTTGGGTCGGCACCAGGTGTCATTTCTCTCTTTTCCGCTCGTTAGATCAATTGCGGTTTTTTCCGTCGAAATCGGATTTTTCCGCAACTGGGATATAAGCGCCGATTCTCTTTTCGACGCAATAGGCATTTCTCGGCCCAAACATGAATCTTTTCAGCGTCATACAAGTGCATTTTGAATCAGAAAGAGAGTTTCCGGGCGCGCGACAAATACGTCACGAAGATCCCGCTCTCGCATGTACTCTGTGTTAGCCGCGGCTAACGCGTCTGTTCTGACTTCCCTGCTGCTGCGCGCCTGCTTTGTGTCGATGCTTTCATTTGCTTTTTGGGGCGGCGTGAGCTTTGTTGTTGAGGCAATACCAAGGAGGCCAATATGATCTATGACGTCGCGGTGGTGGGATCCGGATTTTCAGCGATCAGTCTGGTGACCAACCTTTTACAATTGCTTCCGGCGGGTACGTCGATTGCTATCGTCGGTGACGATGCCGGTTTCGGAAGAGGAACCGCATATAGGACGGAATTGCATCTTCATCGATTAAACGTTCCAGCGGCGCGTATGAGCGCCTTTGCCGATCGTCCCGATGACTTTCTCAACTGGCTGAAAAGCCGAGAGCGAGATGTGGATGGCTCCGGTTTCGCGAGCCGCAATGATTACGGACTTTATTTGCGCGATACGCTGGCAGCACTTCTCAGAGATCAAAGGCAGCGAATTCGGGTTGATTTCGTCAAGGCCAAAGCGATGTCCTGTGCTGCCTCTGAAAATGGTTGCGTCGCCTTCCGTCTCAACGACGGAACCTCGCTGAAGTCTGCAAGGGCCATCCTGTGTCTCGGCGTTGGGACGGCGAGTTTACCGCGGCTAACTCGGGAAGCAGACATTGCTCTTTTGCGCCGCGTCGTTAGAAACCCTTGGCGTCTCAACTGGCTCTCCAAGGTTCAGCCCGATGACACCATCTGTATCCTAGGCTCCGGCCTGACGATGATCGATCAAGTCTTGTCGCTACGGAATATGGGGCATCACGGCAAGATCCATGTTGTTTCCCGACGCGGTCTTGTCCCTCATGGTCACAGTACATCGCCCGTTACACCTGTAGACCCGACACTTGACCTGGATCGAAGCGAAATCAGTCAACTCCTTGCTGCTCTCAGGCGTCGTGTGAAGGCGGGAGCAGAGTGGCGCGCCGTTATGGATGGTCTACGTCCCCATACTCAAAAACTCTGGCAGTCGCTCAACCAACCGAAGCGCGCGCGGTTCCTGCGACATGCTTTGGCCTGGTGGAACATTCATCGGCACCGTGTCGCGCCGCAGGTCCATGACGTTTTCGAGGGTCTACTGAATGAGGGCGTGGTCGAAGTCCACGCTGGTTTTGTTCTGAGTATCGCGAGAGAGAAGCAGGGGCCTTTGCTGACCTACCGTAAGCGCGG
Coding sequences:
- a CDS encoding methyl-accepting chemotaxis protein, which codes for MALLYNSDAAKILNALDLSFAVIEFDVDGNILKANKNFCDLMGYSSSELRGKHHSIFLDDDYARSADYKTFWNKLRSGDFICSEFTRLAKDGTEIFIRGNYNPIKNSAGKVLKIIKFANDITQTKMHGIDTGAKIEAISRAQAVVEFKTDGTILCANQNFLQALGYTASEVVGKHHRMFVDAAFAASPDYAEMWRKLNAGEFVAGEFMRVGKGGRPVHIQASYNPVFDFKGRVFKVVKFATDVTDRVENVERLANSLTSLAHGDLSQTIDTPFIAALDRLRRDFNAASAKLRDAMSTVRSNAETISAGAHQVRISADDLAKRTEQQAASVEETAAALEEITTTVKDSSQRAEDSGQLVGRAKAHADRSGAIVNEAMLAMDRINQSSNEISNIIGVIDQIAFQTNLLALNAGVEAARAGEAGKGFAVVAQEVRELAQRSASAAKEIKALITASGAQVANGVTLVGKAGEALQEIAGNVQDINKDIGAIIESAREQSTALNDINRAINLVDQGTQQNAAMVEEQTAASHGLAAEAKALFALLEQFRFDDRAAVTSAPSKPVQAKPPVQRSSPKFVSHGSAAVKAEWTEF
- the repA gene encoding plasmid partitioning protein RepA, which translates into the protein MTPGADPNNAERAPDLTSLILQHSAALSAQLQAHNAHTFAPLSEKIMRTFSPSETAKLIGIGEAYLRQIAAEMPDLSASQSGGRRSYSVDDIHAIRKHLDQGARGTRRYLPHRRDGEALQVVAVMNFKGGSGKTTTSAHLAQYLALRGYRVLAIDLDPQASLSALFGHQPELDVGPNETLYGAIRYDDEQRPVAEIVRGTYIPDLHIIPGNLELMEFEHDTPRALMRRAPGDTLFFARIGQAIAQVQNFYDVVVIDCPPQLGYLTLSALTAATSVLVTVHPQMLDVMSMNQFLAMTGDLLSEIGRAGARSDYHWMRYLVTRFEPSDGPQNQMVAFLRSIFGENVLNHPMLKSTAISDAGLTNQTLFEVERTLFTRSTYDRALEAMTNVNAEIEGLIKKAWGRTA
- a CDS encoding biliverdin-producing heme oxygenase; its protein translation is MNSVSPIVEETQIEPSRTKRLKAGTRDAHSALDSFIMASKPFENRENFGKFVKTQYLFHKDLDALFFNATLDGLLPDLKGRRRIELIEQDLQDLSLDVPEKQSDRFQRGDENFDLAEAMGWLYVVEGSNLGAAFLLKDAAKLGLGEAFGARHLAGAPEGRGLHWRTFTAALDEIELTDDEERRVVSGAQDAFVAVHNYARQMMA
- a CDS encoding pyridoxamine 5'-phosphate oxidase family protein; protein product: MAHIEDDNAKVWDLAEKIRFCMLTTQTGSDLRARPMAAHAEQLENSFYFLTDVASHKDEEIARHPNVCLAFADSKGQKYVSISGTAEVQNDRERIRDLFSTPAKAWWDSAEDPSIRVLKVTPSSAEYWDSPGTVISYIKMAAAAVSNTRPDMGENAKVEM
- a CDS encoding FAD/NAD(P)-binding protein, translated to MIYDVAVVGSGFSAISLVTNLLQLLPAGTSIAIVGDDAGFGRGTAYRTELHLHRLNVPAARMSAFADRPDDFLNWLKSRERDVDGSGFASRNDYGLYLRDTLAALLRDQRQRIRVDFVKAKAMSCAASENGCVAFRLNDGTSLKSARAILCLGVGTASLPRLTREADIALLRRVVRNPWRLNWLSKVQPDDTICILGSGLTMIDQVLSLRNMGHHGKIHVVSRRGLVPHGHSTSPVTPVDPTLDLDRSEISQLLAALRRRVKAGAEWRAVMDGLRPHTQKLWQSLNQPKRARFLRHALAWWNIHRHRVAPQVHDVFEGLLNEGVVEVHAGFVLSIAREKQGPLLTYRKRGGTDEVVLPFDWLVNCTGMERAGIAHSPLLQQMVTDKMIDTDPLGLGIKVDAQSQVLTVDGHAHPHLFAVGALTAGQFWEITAVPDIRVQTRKVAEKIQHLIRDESSPSDQNQSKMCIRSAESKV
- the repC gene encoding plasmid replication protein RepC; translated protein: MNSDTVTTPFGRRGVSYAQLAHQFASQNISAEQSIDKWKLFRRICEARNVLGVSDRSLAVLNALLSFYPKTELSDEHGLVVFPSNEQLSLRAHGMSEQTLRRHLAALVDAGLILRKDSPNGKRYARKNRAGSISDAFGFSLSPLIARSDEIEAIAEMLAEERLQLQRLREKISLCRRDIVKLIEFLADCTDHERLDVFRARQIVITAKLDRKTKAPQLSLILVELSEVRDDIAKLLEKQLEIEKTSANAYQNERLIQSSESESYFEDADLVENADSPQADISTTSRPAIRTNPSSLAEATVNEEKYDLQTVLRACPEISLYGPGGVVRSWTDLQSAANVVKSMLSISQSAYDEAERQVGPQATCAIIACILERSEQINSAGGYLRSLIKKKHSDSFTVKPMLMALLRSKMANNARPSQLLC
- a CDS encoding PPC domain-containing DNA-binding protein, which codes for MQSKELGRSDPWSERNFVLVLDDGEEAFAAITKFCEEENITGASLTAIGAFKQAKLGFFDFAQKSYIDIPVDTQSEVLSAIGDVAVDDAGKASLHLHAVLGFADRSTKGGHFISGIVHPTLEIMIRESAVALRRRKKPELGIALIDI
- the repB gene encoding plasmid partitioning protein RepB, which produces MSRKQIFANLGGNSADNNEAAAERPRPRIRPILGSPDLVTDTVNSPVGMIGQSLNEVSERSKRAEEIEKKLAEGLAIVALDPADIDPSFIPDRMPASREADVGLVEAIREQGQQVPILVRPHPDRPGRYQVAFGHRRLRAVAEIGIPVRAVVRDLTDEQLVVAQGQENNERRDLSYIEKARFAQKLQLRFSRDTIMAAMSLYKSDLSNMLSVVGRIPDDIVDKIGPAPGVGRRNWMDLADQLTSSKVNDVARSFLDDDRIERLASEERFKALLEYLKPKVEPKRSGVLALKSGQKLAKIVETERKVDISIDRKEAPEFASFVLEHLQTLFEEYRSKQ